One window of Marinobacterium aestuarii genomic DNA carries:
- a CDS encoding sensor histidine kinase codes for MQLTLSARSKRRLVFWLAGLTLTAALVTLAADRARDWTLQALQRGGSEVLLSRIGEIRSWLDSYDYLPFLLTQNRDVRALLLYPNQEMGVRVSRYLEQTSLVAGSTALFILDGSGRAVAYSRWRDQQDFYLRSHRSRDYFTDAREGNQGRRFRIDSDQQQPAFYLSAPIYDEQRFIGASVVRLSLELLQARLGATVPWMLSSSEGIVFASSENDWLHRAFGELSGDARLSHLDNGTAVQLWPSGSGAESMAQSVRLDDLGWTLTVLQDTAVAQRNMRSAMLVTLGGCIAFGLLLLFLRERRLKQRSQQQAQQTLASSEQQQRDIIDTAQVGLITVDEQGRMLFLNGMALKQFGLSASLALAQPLRRLLAPAAEFGVLERALGRLGKRGFASLIGQEAVGVRGDGSEFPLLFSIRSMQGARKVEEGAQYLVTVIDISRRKRLEQALQEANETLEAKVVDRTLELQNMQQELLQAEKLAALGRMASAVVHELNQPLTAMRTYVAICRKMLQQPQMLDESLVEVDGLVDRMAVITSQLKTFAYRKPERMEAVSLLSAIEQALALFRGRFAEEQVQVDFSPDIPDDRVAGDSARLEQVLVNLIKNGCDAMLDSPEPRQLSLRLSAEDGWLELQVADRGTGIADEALGKLFEPFFTTKHIGSGLGLGLSIVRSIVRDLGGRLAPRIRPRAAPALPCVCRSIGTGTRFKGRGERGKGEEQVQGARFKVQGARERRARCRCWRAA; via the coding sequence ATGCAATTGACACTCAGCGCCCGCAGCAAACGCCGTCTGGTGTTCTGGCTCGCAGGGCTCACGCTCACGGCCGCGCTGGTTACCCTGGCGGCGGACCGGGCGCGTGACTGGACACTGCAGGCGCTGCAGCGCGGTGGCAGTGAAGTGTTGCTGAGCCGTATCGGCGAAATCCGCAGCTGGCTCGACAGTTACGACTATCTGCCGTTTCTGCTCACCCAAAACCGCGATGTGCGGGCACTGCTGCTGTACCCCAATCAGGAAATGGGGGTTAGGGTCAGCCGCTATCTGGAGCAGACCAGCCTGGTGGCCGGGTCCACCGCGCTCTTTATTCTGGATGGCAGCGGTCGTGCCGTGGCATACAGTCGCTGGCGTGATCAGCAGGATTTCTATCTGCGTTCCCATCGCTCAAGGGACTATTTCACCGATGCCCGAGAGGGGAACCAGGGGCGGCGTTTTCGGATAGATTCCGATCAACAGCAGCCGGCGTTTTACCTCTCGGCGCCTATCTATGACGAGCAGCGCTTTATCGGCGCCTCAGTGGTGCGCTTGAGTCTCGAGTTGTTGCAGGCAAGGCTGGGGGCAACAGTGCCCTGGATGCTCAGCAGCAGTGAGGGAATTGTCTTTGCGTCCTCGGAAAACGACTGGCTGCACCGCGCCTTCGGTGAGCTGTCCGGCGATGCGCGCCTGAGTCATCTGGACAACGGCACTGCGGTTCAGCTCTGGCCGTCCGGGTCTGGCGCTGAGTCCATGGCACAGTCGGTGCGACTGGACGATCTGGGCTGGACCCTTACCGTGCTGCAGGATACCGCAGTGGCACAGCGCAATATGCGTTCGGCCATGCTGGTAACCCTGGGTGGCTGCATTGCTTTTGGGTTGCTGCTGCTGTTTTTGCGTGAGCGGCGTCTCAAGCAGCGCTCGCAGCAGCAGGCGCAGCAGACGCTGGCCAGCAGCGAGCAACAGCAGCGCGATATTATCGACACGGCCCAGGTGGGGCTGATCACCGTGGACGAGCAGGGCCGCATGCTGTTTCTCAACGGCATGGCGCTGAAGCAATTTGGTCTGTCGGCATCCCTGGCACTGGCGCAGCCTCTGCGCCGATTACTGGCGCCGGCGGCGGAATTCGGTGTGCTGGAACGTGCCCTGGGGCGCCTTGGCAAGCGGGGCTTTGCATCACTGATTGGCCAGGAGGCCGTCGGGGTGCGCGGTGATGGCAGTGAATTCCCGCTGCTGTTCTCGATTCGTTCCATGCAGGGGGCGCGCAAGGTGGAAGAGGGGGCGCAGTATCTGGTGACGGTGATTGATATCTCCAGACGCAAACGGCTGGAGCAGGCGCTGCAGGAAGCCAACGAAACCCTTGAAGCCAAGGTGGTGGATCGCACCCTGGAGCTGCAAAACATGCAGCAGGAGCTGCTGCAGGCTGAAAAGCTGGCGGCGCTCGGGCGCATGGCCAGCGCCGTGGTGCATGAGCTGAATCAGCCGTTGACCGCCATGCGCACCTATGTGGCTATCTGTCGCAAAATGCTGCAGCAACCACAGATGCTGGATGAAAGCCTGGTTGAGGTGGATGGTCTGGTGGATCGCATGGCGGTGATTACCAGCCAGCTGAAAACCTTTGCCTATCGCAAACCCGAACGCATGGAGGCGGTGTCCCTGCTGAGCGCCATCGAACAGGCGCTGGCGCTGTTTCGTGGCCGCTTTGCCGAGGAGCAGGTGCAGGTCGATTTCAGCCCCGATATACCGGACGATCGCGTGGCCGGCGACAGCGCCAGGCTTGAGCAAGTGCTGGTGAATCTGATCAAGAATGGCTGCGATGCCATGCTGGACTCCCCTGAACCACGCCAACTGTCGCTGCGATTGTCCGCCGAGGATGGCTGGCTGGAACTGCAGGTCGCGGACCGTGGCACCGGTATCGCCGATGAAGCGCTCGGCAAACTGTTCGAACCCTTTTTTACCACCAAGCATATAGGCAGCGGCCTAGGGCTGGGTCTGTCCATAGTGCGCAGCATAGTACGGGATCTGGGGGGGAGATTAGCGCCGAGAATCCGTCCCAGGGCGGCGCCTGCTTTACCCTGCGTCTGCCGCAGTATAGGGACAGGGACGAGGTTCAAGGGGCGAGGTGAAAGGGGCAAGGGAGAAGAGCAGGTTCAAGGGGCAAGGTTCAAGGTTCAAGGGGCAAGGGAGAGAAGAGCACGCTGCCGATGTTGGAGAGCAGCGTAG
- a CDS encoding insulinase family protein, giving the protein MQTQNCHSSFRFLRSEVIESLNIEMAEYEHQQTGARHYHIAADNEENVFLVAFRTVPMDSTGVAHMLEHTALCGSKRYPVRDPFFMMTRRSLNTFMNAFTSSDWTAYPFASQNRKDYFNLLDVYLDATFFSRLDPLDFAQEGHRMEFSDAGNPDSPLVYKGVVLNEMKGAMSSAVSTLYQTLGKHLFPTTTYHYNSGGDPECITDLSYDELLEFYRSHYHPSNAVFMTFGDIAVEELQSRFDAQALAQFERLDSHIQVTDEKRLHAPIRVEEAYALDEEDLSGKTHHVMGWLLGQSIDLEAQLRAHLLSRVLLDNSASPLRHALESSELGSAPSPLCGLEDSNREMSFMCGLEGSDPQHAEAFEKLVLDTLNEVAENGVPQEMLEAQLHQLELSQRELSGDGYPYGLNLIMSSISAGIHNGDPIAVLNLDPVLEKLREDIKQPDYIQSMVQELLLDNAHLVRLSLRPDKQLASRRDAAEAAQLEAIRAQLSDAEKQQIIAQTEALEARQMQEDDESILPKVGISDVPTEMKIPQPQVQLQQPLALEAYAQGTNGLVYQQLIIDLPALDAQERRLLPLFTHCLTELGCGARDYKQNQQYQSQVCGSIGAYTEVRGAIDNEQQVSGFLVLSGKALASKQQELVDLMHETLNEARFDEFKRLREIVAQTRTRKEQSITGQGHALAMTAAVARMSPAAQLGHESRGLESIRFIKSLDASLKDDSVLAQLAAQLEGIKQKLQGAPRRFLLVGDADQQDSMQQQMQARWQDVPVSADFSAFALEPVRESVRQLWTTSTQVNFCAKAYPTVPVEHEDSAALTVLGDFLRNGYLHRAIREKGGAYGSGAGQDSSDAVFRFFSYRDPRLAETLDDFDGSIRWLLDTPQDPQKLEEAILGVVSSIDKPGSPAGEAKQAYHSALFGRTAAQRRAYRQRILAVTLDDLSRVAQRYLTGDNASIAVVTNPAGAAKMGEGYEVIAI; this is encoded by the coding sequence ATGCAGACACAGAACTGTCATTCCAGCTTTCGTTTTCTCCGCAGTGAAGTCATAGAGTCATTGAACATTGAAATGGCGGAGTATGAGCATCAGCAAACAGGCGCTCGGCACTACCACATCGCCGCCGACAACGAAGAAAATGTCTTTCTCGTCGCTTTTCGCACCGTGCCAATGGACTCTACCGGTGTGGCCCACATGCTGGAGCACACCGCGCTGTGCGGCAGCAAGCGCTACCCGGTACGTGATCCCTTTTTCATGATGACGCGGCGTTCACTCAATACCTTCATGAACGCCTTTACCAGTTCCGACTGGACCGCCTATCCCTTTGCCAGCCAGAACCGCAAGGACTACTTCAACCTGCTGGACGTTTACCTGGATGCGACCTTCTTCTCGCGCCTCGACCCGCTGGACTTTGCCCAGGAAGGTCACCGCATGGAGTTCAGCGACGCCGGCAATCCGGATTCGCCGCTGGTCTACAAGGGGGTGGTGCTGAACGAGATGAAGGGGGCCATGAGCTCCGCCGTGTCCACCCTGTACCAGACCCTGGGCAAGCACCTGTTCCCGACCACCACCTACCACTACAACAGTGGCGGTGATCCGGAGTGCATTACGGATCTGAGCTACGACGAGCTGCTTGAGTTCTACCGCAGTCATTACCACCCAAGCAACGCGGTCTTCATGACCTTCGGTGATATTGCGGTGGAAGAACTGCAGTCACGCTTTGATGCTCAGGCACTGGCGCAGTTCGAACGCCTGGACAGCCATATCCAGGTGACAGACGAAAAGCGCCTGCACGCGCCGATTCGGGTCGAAGAAGCCTATGCGCTGGACGAGGAAGACCTGTCCGGCAAGACGCACCATGTGATGGGCTGGCTGCTGGGACAGTCGATCGACCTGGAAGCGCAGTTGCGCGCCCACCTGTTGTCCCGCGTGCTGCTGGACAACAGCGCCTCGCCGCTGCGCCATGCCCTGGAATCGAGTGAGCTTGGCAGTGCGCCGTCGCCACTGTGCGGGCTGGAAGATTCCAACCGTGAAATGAGCTTTATGTGTGGTCTGGAAGGCAGTGATCCGCAGCATGCCGAGGCCTTTGAGAAACTGGTCCTGGATACCCTGAACGAGGTGGCCGAGAACGGCGTGCCCCAGGAAATGCTCGAAGCGCAGCTGCATCAGCTGGAACTGTCCCAGCGCGAGCTCAGTGGTGACGGTTACCCCTACGGCCTGAATCTGATCATGTCGTCCATCTCGGCGGGTATTCACAACGGCGACCCCATCGCCGTGCTGAACCTGGACCCGGTGCTGGAAAAACTGCGTGAAGACATCAAGCAGCCCGATTACATCCAGTCCATGGTGCAAGAGCTGCTGCTGGACAACGCTCACCTGGTGCGCCTGTCCCTGCGCCCCGACAAACAGCTGGCAAGCCGTCGCGATGCGGCGGAAGCGGCGCAGCTTGAAGCCATTCGCGCTCAGCTGAGCGATGCTGAGAAGCAGCAGATCATTGCACAGACCGAGGCGCTGGAAGCCCGCCAGATGCAGGAAGATGACGAAAGCATCCTGCCCAAGGTGGGTATCAGCGATGTACCGACAGAGATGAAAATCCCGCAGCCCCAGGTACAGCTGCAGCAGCCGCTGGCACTGGAGGCTTACGCCCAGGGCACCAATGGTCTGGTGTACCAGCAGCTCATTATCGATCTGCCGGCGCTGGATGCGCAGGAACGCCGTTTGTTGCCGCTCTTCACCCACTGCCTCACCGAGTTGGGCTGTGGCGCGCGTGACTACAAGCAGAACCAGCAGTATCAGTCTCAGGTCTGCGGCAGCATCGGTGCCTACACCGAAGTGCGTGGCGCGATTGATAATGAGCAGCAGGTCAGCGGATTCCTGGTGTTGTCCGGCAAGGCGCTGGCCAGCAAGCAGCAGGAACTGGTTGATTTGATGCACGAGACGCTGAACGAGGCCCGCTTTGATGAGTTCAAGCGCCTGCGTGAAATCGTCGCCCAGACCCGTACCCGCAAGGAGCAGAGCATCACCGGTCAGGGTCATGCGCTGGCCATGACCGCAGCGGTGGCCCGCATGAGCCCTGCGGCCCAGCTGGGTCATGAGTCCCGCGGTCTGGAAAGCATTCGCTTTATCAAAAGCCTAGATGCGTCTCTGAAAGATGACAGCGTGCTGGCGCAGCTGGCGGCGCAGCTCGAGGGCATCAAGCAGAAACTGCAGGGTGCGCCGCGGCGTTTCCTGCTGGTGGGCGACGCCGATCAGCAGGACAGCATGCAGCAGCAGATGCAGGCGCGCTGGCAGGATGTGCCCGTGAGTGCGGACTTCAGTGCCTTTGCGCTTGAGCCGGTGCGCGAATCGGTGCGCCAGCTCTGGACCACCAGCACTCAGGTGAATTTCTGTGCCAAGGCCTATCCCACGGTGCCGGTCGAGCACGAAGACTCGGCGGCCCTGACGGTGCTGGGTGACTTCCTGCGCAACGGTTACCTGCACCGCGCCATTCGCGAGAAGGGCGGTGCCTACGGTTCCGGTGCCGGGCAGGATTCCTCCGATGCCGTGTTCCGTTTCTTCTCCTACCGTGACCCGCGCCTGGCGGAAACCCTGGACGATTTCGATGGGTCCATCCGCTGGCTGCTCGACACGCCGCAGGATCCGCAGAAGCTCGAAGAGGCGATTCTGGGTGTGGTCAGCTCCATCGACAAGCCAGGGTCTCCCGCCGGTGAAGCCAAGCAGGCGTACCACAGTGCGCTCTTTGGCCGCACAGCAGCGCAGCGCCGCGCCTATCGCCAGCGCATTCTGGCAGTGACGCTGGACGACCTGAGCCGGGTGGCGCAGCGTTACCTGACCGGTGACAATGCCAGTATAGCGGTGGTTACCAATCCTGCCGGTGCTGCAAAAATGGGCGAGGGCTACGAGGTCATCGCAATCTGA
- a CDS encoding phasin family protein — MYNDMMKDLKDKMQPVVDITEINKKAAEKLFALQSACMTDLFNSSIAQMKALTAVKEPKSAVELQVQFFKTLESKLTNVAEQEIATLTEAKDQLSEIVEKSITEMSELPTNQFGDFSKFTDMSQFADFSKFTDFSKFADFSKFTDLSKFADLSKFADMSAFTAAPVVEEAEKKAPAKAAPRKAAAPAATTAA, encoded by the coding sequence ATGTACAACGATATGATGAAAGACCTGAAAGACAAAATGCAGCCTGTTGTTGATATCACCGAGATCAACAAGAAAGCGGCCGAAAAGCTGTTCGCCCTGCAGTCTGCCTGCATGACTGACCTGTTCAACAGCAGCATCGCTCAGATGAAAGCCCTGACTGCTGTCAAGGAACCCAAGTCTGCCGTAGAACTGCAGGTTCAGTTCTTCAAGACCCTGGAATCAAAACTGACCAACGTTGCAGAGCAGGAAATCGCTACCCTGACTGAAGCCAAGGATCAGCTGAGCGAAATCGTTGAGAAAAGCATCACTGAAATGTCTGAACTGCCAACCAACCAGTTCGGCGACTTCAGCAAATTCACCGACATGAGCCAGTTCGCTGATTTCAGCAAGTTCACCGATTTCAGCAAATTCGCTGACTTCAGCAAATTTACCGATCTGAGCAAGTTCGCTGATCTGAGCAAGTTCGCCGACATGAGCGCCTTCACTGCCGCGCCTGTTGTCGAAGAAGCTGAGAAAAAAGCGCCTGCCAAGGCTGCTCCGCGCAAAGCCGCTGCTCCTGCTGCGACTACCGCTGCGTAA
- a CDS encoding UbiH/UbiF/VisC/COQ6 family ubiquinone biosynthesis hydroxylase — MKPRYDILIVGGGMVGATLACALGNSPLSVGLIEHDFAAPFEPDQPYDLRVSALSAASRNILQALGVWDGISSRRLCPYRRMKVWEADEVRAATEFNSDEIGCSELGHIVENRVVQLALLERVRSFANVDLICPARTEHIEYAPGSSLVRLADGREVLGRLLVAADGGQSRVRQAAGIGVTQWDYDQHALVASVQTGYGQQDITWQQFTPTGPLAFLPLGGNHASLVWYGKPDRLKTLMALDDAAFLQQVESNFPASLGQIDKVFARGSFPLRRQHAQRYVGEGVALVGDAAHMIHPLAGQGVNIGLLDAAALAEVIVQAQANGEPFGAVQVLARYEKARRQHNLMMMQLMDSFYRVFSNSNLPLKLLRNLGLGLAERLAPAKRKVIRMAMGLEGDVPALARGEAIIRD, encoded by the coding sequence ATGAAACCACGCTATGACATTTTGATCGTCGGCGGCGGCATGGTCGGTGCGACCCTGGCCTGCGCGCTGGGTAACAGTCCCTTGTCGGTCGGTCTGATCGAACACGACTTTGCGGCGCCCTTTGAGCCTGATCAGCCCTACGACCTGCGGGTGTCGGCCCTGAGCGCGGCCTCACGTAACATCTTGCAGGCCCTGGGTGTCTGGGACGGTATCAGCAGTCGGCGTCTGTGTCCGTATCGGCGCATGAAGGTGTGGGAGGCAGACGAAGTACGTGCTGCCACCGAATTCAATAGCGACGAGATCGGCTGCAGCGAGCTGGGGCATATTGTTGAAAACCGCGTGGTGCAACTGGCGCTGCTGGAGCGTGTGCGCAGCTTTGCCAATGTTGACCTTATCTGCCCGGCTCGAACCGAACATATCGAGTACGCGCCTGGCAGCAGCCTGGTGCGCCTCGCCGATGGACGCGAAGTCCTGGGTCGGCTGCTGGTGGCGGCGGACGGTGGCCAGTCCCGCGTGCGCCAGGCCGCCGGTATCGGCGTGACGCAGTGGGACTACGATCAGCACGCGCTGGTCGCCAGCGTCCAGACCGGTTATGGCCAGCAGGACATCACCTGGCAGCAGTTTACCCCCACAGGGCCCCTGGCTTTTCTGCCGCTGGGGGGCAATCACGCCTCCCTGGTCTGGTATGGCAAGCCCGATAGGCTCAAAACCCTTATGGCGCTGGATGATGCTGCATTTTTGCAGCAGGTGGAAAGCAATTTTCCGGCCAGTCTCGGGCAGATTGATAAGGTGTTTGCGCGCGGCTCATTCCCGCTGCGGCGCCAGCATGCCCAGCGCTATGTCGGCGAGGGTGTCGCCCTTGTAGGGGATGCGGCCCACATGATTCATCCGCTGGCCGGGCAGGGCGTGAATATAGGTCTGCTGGATGCAGCGGCCCTGGCCGAGGTGATCGTCCAGGCCCAGGCGAATGGCGAACCCTTTGGCGCCGTACAGGTGCTGGCGCGCTACGAGAAGGCACGCCGGCAGCACAATCTGATGATGATGCAGCTGATGGATTCGTTCTATCGCGTATTCAGCAACAGCAACCTGCCACTCAAACTGCTGCGCAATCTGGGCCTGGGGCTGGCGGAACGGCTGGCGCCTGCCAAGCGCAAGGTCATTCGTATGGCCATGGGACTGGAAGGTGACGTGCCGGCCCTGGCGCGGGGTGAGGCGATCATTCGGGACTAG
- the serS gene encoding serine--tRNA ligase has translation MLDPKYVRSNPEEVAQLLKKKGFDFPVERFSELEQQRKEVQVTTENLQSERNSRSKQIGKAMAAKEDVAPLKAEVKALGEQLDAAKLTLADLQAALDDLLLGVPNLPDASVPEGLSEDDNVEVRRWGQPRNFDFTPRDHIDLGEQHGELDFETAAKLTGARFAVMKGKVARMHRALIQLMLDTHTGEHGYTEVYVPFMVNADSLYGTGQLPKFEADLFKVPFGDRDYYLIPTSEVPVTNLVRDEIVPAEQMPLRFTCHTPCFRSEAGASGKDTRGLIRQHQFEKVELLQLVEPSKSWEALEELTGHAEKILQLLNLPYRVITLCGGDLGFGAAKTYDIEVWVPGQDKFREISSCSNMLDFQARRMKARWRNPETGKPELLHTLNGSGLAVGRTLLAVMENYQRADGSIEVPEVLRPYMGGVTEI, from the coding sequence ATGCTAGACCCTAAATACGTCCGCTCCAATCCAGAAGAAGTCGCCCAACTGTTAAAGAAAAAGGGCTTCGACTTTCCCGTCGAGCGCTTTAGCGAACTGGAACAGCAGCGCAAGGAAGTGCAGGTCACCACCGAAAACCTGCAAAGTGAACGTAACAGCCGCTCCAAGCAGATCGGCAAGGCCATGGCCGCGAAGGAAGATGTTGCGCCCCTCAAGGCTGAAGTCAAGGCCCTGGGCGAACAGCTGGACGCCGCCAAGCTGACCCTGGCTGATCTGCAGGCCGCGCTCGATGATCTGCTGCTGGGCGTGCCCAACCTGCCGGATGCGAGCGTCCCAGAAGGCCTGAGCGAAGACGATAACGTGGAAGTGCGTCGCTGGGGTCAGCCGCGCAACTTCGATTTTACGCCTAGGGATCACATTGATCTGGGTGAACAGCACGGCGAGCTGGATTTTGAAACCGCCGCCAAGCTGACCGGCGCGCGCTTTGCCGTTATGAAGGGCAAAGTTGCCCGCATGCACCGGGCACTGATTCAGCTGATGCTGGATACCCACACCGGCGAGCACGGCTACACCGAAGTCTATGTGCCCTTTATGGTCAATGCGGATTCCCTTTATGGTACCGGTCAGCTGCCCAAGTTTGAGGCGGATCTGTTCAAGGTGCCTTTCGGTGACCGTGACTACTACCTGATCCCGACCTCCGAAGTGCCGGTGACCAACCTGGTGCGTGACGAGATCGTGCCGGCTGAACAGATGCCGCTGCGCTTTACCTGCCATACCCCCTGTTTCCGTTCGGAAGCGGGCGCCTCCGGCAAGGACACCCGTGGCCTGATCCGCCAGCACCAGTTCGAGAAAGTTGAATTGTTGCAGCTGGTTGAACCTTCGAAATCCTGGGAGGCGCTGGAGGAATTGACCGGTCACGCCGAAAAAATTCTGCAGCTGCTGAACCTGCCGTACCGCGTGATCACCCTCTGTGGCGGCGATCTGGGCTTTGGCGCTGCCAAAACCTACGATATCGAAGTCTGGGTGCCGGGGCAGGACAAGTTCCGCGAAATCTCCTCGTGCTCCAACATGCTGGACTTCCAGGCACGGCGCATGAAAGCCCGCTGGCGCAACCCGGAAACCGGCAAGCCCGAACTGCTGCACACGCTGAACGGTTCAGGTCTGGCGGTCGGCCGCACCCTGCTGGCGGTGATGGAAAACTACCAGCGCGCCGATGGCAGCATTGAGGTGCCAGAGGTGCTGCGTCCCTATATGGGCGGCGTTACCGAAATATAG
- the crcB gene encoding fluoride efflux transporter CrcB, with protein MLHLIAIATGGALGALGRYWISGLLNNAQGRFPLGTLLCNVAGSLLMGVLFVLVLEKARLSPELRPLLMVGFLGAFTTFSTFALESVVMLQEGHVMSALIYVSLSVILCLAALYVGMSLTRLL; from the coding sequence ATGCTGCACTTGATAGCGATTGCCACCGGGGGTGCCCTGGGTGCGCTGGGGCGTTACTGGATCAGCGGTCTGCTTAACAATGCCCAGGGCCGCTTTCCGCTGGGCACGCTGCTGTGCAATGTGGCAGGTTCGCTGCTGATGGGTGTGCTCTTCGTGCTGGTGCTCGAAAAGGCGCGCCTGAGTCCGGAATTACGTCCCCTGCTGATGGTCGGCTTTCTCGGCGCTTTCACCACCTTCTCCACCTTCGCGCTGGAATCGGTGGTGATGCTGCAGGAGGGGCATGTCATGTCCGCTTTAATCTATGTATCATTGAGCGTTATTCTGTGCCTTGCCGCCCTTTATGTCGGCATGTCGCTAACCCGCCTGCTGTGA